Genomic DNA from Methanobacteriaceae archaeon:
CCAAATAGCATTCCGACAAACACCTGAAGGAAATGTTTTGGATGAAAAGCACTTCTTAAAAGCATAAATTCAATTAAAACCAAAAAGCATTGAAATAAAGTATTACAAATTCCAATGTCAATACCAGTTATAAGACTTATCGCATAAGGTACACTAACAACAGGTGTTGAACCTAAATTAGATTTAATTGAAAAAGCTATACCAATGTTCATAATAAATAGTCCAACTACATATTTAATTATTAGTTTGTATTCAATTTCATTTTGGTTAAAAAAATTCATTATAATACTATATGTACTACCAAATATTTAAAAACAATGAAAATTAAAAATTTAATTAGCTTTCAATAAGCTATATAAAAATTATATTTTATGATGGAGGAAAACTTAATGAATGAAACTTTATTAATGCTTCCAGGTCCAACAACAGTACATCCTAGAGTGCTTGCTGCAATGTCTAAAGCTGTTGTTAACCATAGAGGAGCTAAATATGGAGAAATTTTAGCAGAAACCAACCAATTAATGGCCGATGTTTTCCAAACCTCTAATGATGCTTACTTATTAACAGGATCTGGAACTGCAGCTATGGAAGCAGGTATTAGTAATACCGTTGCTCCTGGAGAAAAAATGCTCAACGTCGTGGGTGGAAAGTTCGGTGAACGTTTCATGAAAATCGCAAATACTCATGGAATTGATACCCAAGAATTAGCAGTAGAATGGGGTACCGCTGTAACTCCTGAAGCAATCAAAGAAGCTTTAGAAGCAGATGAAGATATTAAAGCAGTATCTGTTATCCACAACGAAACTTCTACTGGAGTAGCTGCACCTATTGAGGAAATTGGTAAAGTAATGAAAAATTACGATGCATTATACATCGTAGATACCGTATCTTCCCTTGGAGGAGACTACGTAGATGTTGAAAAATTCGGAATTGATGTTTGTGTGACCGGTTCCCAAAAATGTATCGCTGCACCACCTGGAATGGCAGCTATTACATTAAGTGATGACGCATGGGCAGCTGCAGACAAAATCGACTCCCCTACATTCTATTTAGATATGAAAGCTGCAAGAAAAAGTGGTGACAAAGTACCACCACAAACTCCGTACACTCCTGCAGTATCATTAACTTATGCTATGAATGAAGCTTTAAACATGATTAAAGAAGAAGGACTCAAAGAAAGAGTTGCACGTCACCACAAAGCTGCTGAAGCTAGTGTAGCAGCTGTTAAAGCATTAGGTTTAGAATTATTCGCTGATGAAGCTGTTTCATCTGCAACCGTAACCGCAGTAAAAATGCCTGAAGGAATTACTGATGATCAATTCAGAGGAACTACCCGTGACAAATATGGTGTAGAATTAGCTGGTGGACAAGACCACTTAAAAGGAAACATCTTCAGAATTGGACACATGGGAAACATTTCCTACAAAGAATTAACCCAAGCATTTGCTGCTATTGGTATGACCTTAAAAGGTTTAGGTGTAATTGAAGATGCTGGTGCTGGTGTAGCATCCATCGCAGAATCATACTTATGATTCTGTTTTCCTATTTTTTTTTGAACTTAAATCATAGTAAAATATTTTTTACATTAACTTTACACTTGAAATACACCTCTTGGAGAATAAGTTATAAGTGAAAAGTTACACTTGAAACACATGTCTTGAAATTAGTAAAAATATTTTAAATAAAAACAACAAATGAAACTATAATAAAGGATGTGAAAAATATGTCTGAAAATATCAAAGTAACTGTCGAAGAATTACGTAAACTTATCAGTGTAGACAACGTTATTGGAAAAGCTATCGAAACCGAAGACAAACTCTTAATTCCTGTAATGAGAATGGGTGTTGGATTTGGTGTTGGAGAAAACATCTTAGGAGAAGACAAAGGCGGCGCAGCAGGTGCTGGTGCTGGAGTAGAACCTATTTCCATGGTAGTAGTTCCTAAAAAAGGAAGCGACTCCGAAGGTGTTCGTGTACTTAACTTAAGCAAAGGAAATCAAACCAACAAAGCAATTTCCGATTTAAGTTTATTAATCAGCGACTTAGTCAAAAATCACATAAAAAAAGATGACGACGAAATTGACGAATCAGAATACATTGAACCTGAATTTGAAACCACTGAAGTCAAAGTAGAATAGGAATAGAACATGTTAAACATCCTCCTGATGATTATCTCAATAATCATCCTTTTTATTATTATTTTACTTTATTTTGGTGTTAAAATATCACTTATTTATGATAAAAAAGGCCCTGAGCTTGAAGGATGTTTACAAATATCTATTTTAAGAAAAATCAAAGTCTTCTCAAAAGATTTCCTATCCTCACAACCTGCTAAAAAAGAAGATAAAAAAGACGAAGAAGAACCAAAAGAAGAGGAAGAATCCGGAGAAGATAAAAAAGATGATAAAAAAGAGCTATTTAAATTAGCTAAACCTTGTTTTGGTCATTTTAAGACATTTTTAATATCAGCTATGAAATGTATCAGAGTCGAGAAACTTGAAAACCATCTAATTTTTGGTATGTACTCCTACGTAGATACTGCAAAATATATTGGATACATTTGGTCATTAATGATTATTGTAAATTCATCACATAAAAATGCAAAATTAAGTGCACAACCATCATTTAATGGAAGCATTCTTGATGGAAATGGGGACAATGAACTTGAGATAAATATCCTAAAATTAATTCCCCCAGTCATAAGACTAGTCCTTAAAAAAGAAGTAAGAACATTGATTAAGGGTGCGATAAAATGAAAAAATTAATTTCAGAGTTTAAAATAAACGAAATTAACGAATATGAATTTCGTGAAGTTTGCGGATTTACATTCGTATTTAAAACAGAAATTCTTGAAATTAACGATCAGATAGGTTCTGCATCAATTACACCAAAAGGAATTATCTACACTGAAAATGACGAATACTATTTCGCACCATTAGACGACGATGTAAATGTTGAAGGCATTGTAAAAAGTTATGTTGAGCTTTAAAAATTGAATTAAAAACCATCTAAACTTTTAAATATTATAAAACACTACTTTTTCTTGATATTACCAAATTAAACTTCGATATCGATAGAATAATTTTGTAATATATTTTTAACTAATAAAAATAAATTTACTAGTCTTTATAAATAACTATTAAAACTATATTTACTAGTCTTTATAAATAACTAATAAACATAAATTTACTAGTCTTTATAAATAACTAATAAACATAAATTTACTAGTCTTTATAAATAACTAATAAAAATAAATTTACTATTCCTTATATATGAATAAATAACAGGTGAAAAAAATGAACTCCCCTTTAGAAACACACATACAAAACCAAGTTCTAATAAGACCCACCAAATTCAGTGATGATTTAAAACACAACAACAAAACATTCCAGCACAGAGCAGACTATTATGAAATGATTAAATACATAAACACCTTTCTAGATGAGGACACCAACAACAGATATTTTCTCCTGCCGGGAATAAGAGGGGTTGGAAAAACCACAATCCTAATTCAACTTTATGAATATTTAACAAAAGAAAAACAGGTTAGTCCAACTGATATTTTATACATAACCGGAGATAATCTAAAAAGAATGTCCAATAGCTCAATCATGGATGGAATAAATAGCTATCTGGACATTTTCCATAATGCTACAGTAGAAAGCATAGATAAAAAAATATTTCTTCTAATTGATGAAGCACAACATGACAAGGACTGGTCAATTGTTGGTAAAATCCTTTATGACACATCAAAAAACATATTTATGATTTTTAGTGGTTCATCAGCACTGGAATTAGAATACAATGCAGATTCAGCAAGAAGAATGTTAAAAATGCCTGTTTGTCCATTGACTTACTCACAACACCTTAAATTAAAATATGATTACTTTAAAAATACTATTTCAAAAGAAATTATTGATTTGATTTTTACAGGTAAACTTCCTGAAAGAAATTTGGATATTGAAATTCTAAACATTTATTCTTCTTTTAAAAATTACAATCCAAAAGAATTGGAATGTTTTATGCAATATGGAGGATTTCCATCATCCTTTAATCAAAATACAAATGAAACAATAAAAACAGTCATTGATATGATAAATAAGGTAATAACAACAGATATTGACAATCTTAAAGGGATAAACGGACAAACCACATATCTTGCATCCCAGTTATTATACTTCTTTGCTCTTCAAAACCCTGGAGAAATCTCAAAAGGATCAATGGCAAATCATCTTGACTCAAATAAAATGACAATAAACAAAATTTTGGAACTGCTTGAAAAAACACAGCTAATTTTCCATATTGAACCGTTTACATCCTCTGCTAAAAGAACAACAAAACCATTTAAATATTATTTTGCAACATCAAGTCTAAAACATATCCTGTCAACAAACCTTGGTAATGCAAATCTTGAAGCAAAAGAAGCATATATGGGAAAATTATTTGAAAATTACGTTGCATCAAGCTTTTTTAATCTTAAAAACAGAAGCGAGACAATGTATAATACTTATTATGATGCAAATAAAAAGAATGTTGATTTTTTAGTTCAGAAAGGATTAGAAACTCCAGTTCCAATTGAAGTTAGCTGGGGAAAAAAGAATAAAAGTCAGGTAAAAACTACAATGAAAAAATACAAAGCTCCTTATGGTGTAATTATCTCAAATACTACAAGAAAAATAGTAAAGGAAGATAATGTCATTTATCTACCTATAGAAATATTTTCATTTATGTAACTATTTTGGAAGTGGAATATCTTCACTTTCAACTACAACTTCAACTACAAGAGGTCCTTTTAATTCTTTTTCTAAGACAAATTCCAAGTCTTTTAAGTTATCTACTCTTATAGAATCAATATTATAACTTGAAGCTAGTTTTGTAAAGTCAGGATTTTGCAATTTGACCTGATAAGCATCCATATCATACATTGATTCTTCCCATTGTCTTATAATTCCATATTCTGAGTTATTTAGTATGAAAATGATAATATCCAAGTTGTTTTGACGAATAGTTGCCAATTCCTGGAGATTCATCTGGAAATCCCCATCTCCATTTATAACAATGACTTTTTCATCTGTTGCAATGCTTGCTCCAATAGCTGCAGGAATACCATATCCCATTGGTGCCATTGCTCCTGAAAACAATAGCTGAGAAGGTTTTAGGGATTTTTTAAGAAGAGTTGTCCATGTAGTATGTGAACCTGCATCAGAAGCAATAATATTGTTTTCAAATTTATCCAAAATTCTTTTAATAGCTGCCTGAGGTTTTAAATCTTTGTTTAACCCTTCAATTTCAATTTTATTGTTAATTTCTAAAATTTCATCTAACCAGTCCGCTTGTTTAAAGTTTATTTCACCTAAGAAATCTTCAACTTTACCATGAATTGGATAATCACCAATTAAAACATCTTTATTTATGTTTACATGGATTAAATTATCACAAACTTGAGGTAATGTTCTTTCTGATGCTTTTATTCCAAGTGCAATTACACAGTCTGCATTTTCATATGCGTATTTTGCACGAGGTGTTGAGCGAATTCCCACAAGCCCCAGATTAATATCATCAGCCTCTGAAATAATTCCTTTTGCATGATATGTGGTTGTAACAGGGATTTTGTATGTTTTAGCTATTTTTTCAAGGTTTTCCTTTTGAGAAATTGCACCTGCACCTACGATAAATAATGGTTTTTGTGCCTTGTTAATTAATTCCTGAGCCTTTGAGATGTTTGATAAGTCATCTTCACATAAATAGCAAAGCTCAAAGTCATCGAAATCCTCCTGCATGAGAACATCTTTTGATAAGTTAATGTGAATTGGTCCTTTAGGCATTGTTTTAAGCTCATAAATAGCTGCTCTTAAAACATACATTGCTTCTGTTCCATTTAGCGGATTGTATGATGCTCTTGTGATATTTTTAAATATTTCAACCTGCGGAGTTGATTGAAAATGGTCAGATCCACGATATTTTAAATCATTATCTCCTGTTAAAACAAGTATTGGAACATTATCTTTAAATGCGGTAGCTAGTGCCATTGTAAAGTTTAAGGCTCCGGGAGAAGCTGTTGCAATACAAACACCAATTTTACCACTTGATCTGCAATATCCGTCTGCTGCGTGTGCTGCTGACTGTTCATGTCTTGTTAGGATATGTTCAATATTTGAAGTGGAAAGTGATTTGTATAAAGGCATTATCTGTTCGCCAGGAATTCCAAAAACATGATTAATTCCCTCACTTTCAAGAATTTCAACGATTTTATCAGCTACATTCACTCTTCCAGCTCCTGATATGAACCATTATACTCTCCTGAGCCTTCAACCGGAAATACAACTGCCTGAGCTATTCTGTCTCCAGATTTTATTTTGTATTCAAAATCCCCATGGTTATAAATCATAAACATAAGTGTTCCGTAAAATCCAGGGTCCCCCACAGCAGTTTGAACTGAAACAAAAGACCTTAAAAGTGTTGATCTTGGAAGATAAAGCATTGTGTATCCTTTTGGAATTTTGATTTTCCTTTTAATACTTGCAAGATATGCAGTATGTGGTTTTAGGGTGTAAACATCACCTTCCATCGGCTTAATTTCAGGCAGATTTTTTTCATTATCAATTAAAGAGCCTTCACTTTCCTGAGTATAAATTTTATCGAGTTCCAAATCAATTCCAGATGGCTGTACCAAGTCAGCAAAGTCCGGAAACAGTTTTACAAGTTCTTTTTCACCAAGCATCATATCAAATCCATTTAATAATTTATTTATATTCGATACTTAATATAGTTTAAACAGGTGATAAAATGCCAGTAATTAATATTGCAGGAAATAATTCAATTAGTACTGAAAAGAAAAGAGAAATGGTTAAAAAAGTATCTGAAGTTGTAGCTGAAGCATATGACTTACCAATTGATGCAATAACTGTTTTGGTTCAAGGTTTTGAATTTGAAGACATTGGTGTTGCAGGAGAATTGTTAAGCGATAAAAAATAAGAATCATAAAAAAAGGGGAGAATGAACAAAACTCCCCTTTTATAGTTCAAACCAAAAAAGAACTACGTATTTAATTTCTTAAATACAATTTAATATTAATTTTGTATCATATTTATAAATTTGTTTTTGAATAAGTGTCGTCTGTTTTTTTAATAAGATCAAGGTTTATTAGCTCTTCAATGTTTTTTGAAATCTTTTTATCGAAGTTTTTGGAGTTGTATCTTATTAATGACTTTTTAATCTCTTCATATGAAGTATTTTCGCCAATTGCATCAAATACTGCCTGCTGGAACGGTGTTAGATTAAAAATTATTTGATTTAAGACATTTTCATTTTCACGTACGTTATCAAAACTCCAGTTTTCATCTTTTGTTTTAACCTGGAATTTTTCTTCCAAATCAGGAATTTTGTCTTTAAGCTCCTCAAGATAGTCATGAGATGCAAGACCATATTTGTGCTTGGATATTTTAGCCAAGAATTCTTCATAGACATTTTCAAGATTTATTTCACTTTTGTTGTTGAAATTATCTAAAACATAAACTCTGTCATCAATTACACTAATAACTCTGTAGGTGTTCATTTCATCGTCAAATTCAATTTCTTCAAATGAATTAACATTCCAGTCATTATCTAAAAGGAAGTTTCGAACAAACTGAGCATCCTCAAGATTATCATAGTATCCGAAGATATATTCATCTCCAAAAATCTGTTTTTTGATTATAAATGTGTCAAAAACTCTTGTAATGTTAAGACCATACTTTGAATTGTTTGGATTTCTCCTAAACTGTTTGATTAAGTTATCAATTGTTGAATCATCAGGTTTTGTATCAAATTTCTCAAGAAGATGGAGTTTTTCATCAATTACAGCTAAAACCAAGTAATCTTCATCTTTTATAACAACAGAAGGTATTTTATCTAAATCCCAATCATTATCAACAAGCAAATCACGAATAAAAGTAGCATCCTCAAAAGCAGTTATTTTAGCATAAATCTTGGAACTTTTGACAATGTTAAAAGAATTTTTGTTTTCCCTTAGATACTTTCGACTCATAAAAAGAGTTTGTTTTGAAAACTAATAAATGCTTTGTAAGAATAAAAATTTAGGCATACATAAACTTTATATGTATGAAAAACATAATTAATAAATAGATTTAATTTAGGTATAACTAAATTTTAAAAAAATAATGGGTAGCATATGAAGAAAATAATTTTTATAGGACTAATTCTATTTTTATTATATCATTATCTGCAGTATCTCCAGCAGACAATACTACAATAAAGACAAACGACCACACAGACAATATAAAAACTGATGACATCACCATAAATCTTGAAAAAACAAGTCAAAGTGAAAATAACGATGGCTACAAAACATACGAAGAGTTTAAAAAAGCAATAGAGACAAGTAAAGAAGGAGACACAATCAAACTTGGATCTAATATTAAACTCAAAGACACACTAAATATCAAAACCAACAAAATTACCATCGACGGACAGGGACACACAATTGACTGGGACGAAGACTATAGAATATTTTACATACCTGCAAATTATGTTACTATCCAAAATTTAAAACTAATAAATGGGGACTGTGACGAAGGAGCAGCAATCTACGCTGATAAATATTTAACCGTCAAAAAATGTGAGTTCACCAACAATAAAGCATCTGATAGAGGAGGAGCAATATTTAATTATAATGGTAACCTCGACATATCTGACTCAATGTTTAAAAACAATCGTGCATCAGGAACATGGGGAAGAGACCAATATGGTGGTGCAATATACTGTACTAACTTAAAATGTAACAACTGTACTTTTGAAGACAACTATTCAAATGACGACGCAGGAGCAATCTACATCCACGACGGAGACAAAACAGAAATCAGAAATTCAAAATTCATAAGAAACAATGCAGAACTAAGTGGAGGAGCAATATCATGTGTAGACGTATATTGTAATAATTGTACATTTGAAAACAACTATGCTTCAAACCTAGGAGGAGCAATTAATGGAGGATATGGAGCACATGTCCAAAACTCAAGATTCAAAAACAACAAAGCAGGAGATGATGGAGGAGCAGTCTACATTGACGGAGGACAAGGCGAAATCTCAGATTCACACTTCACAAATAACCAAGCAAAAAATGGTGGAGCAATTTACAGCCCAATATAGATTGTTTAAGATGTTATTTTGAAAACAACCATGCAAATGACAATGGAGGAGCACTCTACCAGAAAGTTGATGGAGACTTATATGTAATCCACGCTAGCCATTGTAAATTTATTAAAAATACAGCAGAAATTGATGGAGGAGCAGCATATTGGGGAAAAATCATCGCAGATTCAGATTTATTCCTTAACAATGGTGCAACAGGAGCAAAGATTAACTCATGCTGGGGAGGAGCAGTCTTCTGTTTAACTATGGAAGGTAACAAATGTATTTTTGAAAATAACTATGCTGATGATTACGGAGGAGCAATCTACATCAAAACTAAATCAGAATCCACAATCAAAAACACACAGTTTACAAATAACCAGGCAAAAGACAACAATGGTGGTGCAATCTACTCAAATGGAGACTTAAGAGTAAGTAACTGTAACTTCACAAAAAACAAAGCAAAAACTGATGGAGGAGCAATATATGCTGATGCAAAAGTCACAGCAACCTCATCCATATTCATAATTAATGAAGCTGCAGGCGCTATTAGCCAATGTTACGCAGGAGCAATCTACTGTACAAACATAGACTGTGACAAATGTATTTTTGATAACAACCATGCTTATGACTATGGAGGAGCAATCTACATCAATAACAAAGGAAAATCCACCATCAAAAACTCAAAATTCACAAACAACAAAGCAGATGACTACAACGGAGGAGCAATATATAGTAAAAAGAACATTGAAGTATACAACTCCCTATTTAAAAACAATCAAGCAAATAACTCATGGTCCCCATCTACTTCACAAGGAGGAGCAATATACTGTGGAACAATAACCTGCAATAACTGCACATTTGAAAACAACAAAGCAAAAAAAGTACGCAGAAGCAATCTATATCAACGACAAAGAAGTATCCACCATCAAAAACTCAAAATTCATAAACAACACATCCCCATTTAATGGAGGAGCAATCAATGCAAACGGAAAACTAATTGTTGAATCTTCAATATTTAAAAATAACAAAGCAGATCATTTTGGAGGAGCATTAGAACCATATGAGAATGGAGGAGCAATATTTTGTTTGAACATTGATTGTAACAATAGTACATTTGAAAACAATTATGCAGAAAGCTACGGAGGAGCAATATTCATCAAAAACGAAGGAAAATCCACCATCAAAAACTCAAAATTCATAAACAACACTGCAAAATTAAATGGAGGAGCAATTTACTTAGATAATACCAATTCACATGTTGATTTAATCCACAATATCTTCGAGAAAAATACTGCAGAAAGAGGAAATGAAGGATTAATCGTCTACACATACGGTGAATTCGACAAAATAAGTCAAAACTACTACGGAACTGAAAACCCAAACTGGTCCAGTCACTTATTATACGAACACCATTATTTCAAATTCAATGAAGATCACAAAGACACAAACTATGCAAAAACAATAGATGAATACAACAACATGACAGTTTCATCACCAAACGCATCATCACCAATAATTAACAAATAAAGATATTTCATCTTTATTTTTTTCTTCTTTTTTTATTATTTAGGAATACCTAAACTTTATATGCTGGTTTATATAAATATACTAATAGAATTACATAATGATGTGACATTAAAAAACGGCCTTCAGATAGATAAAGCAGAATACATTGACATGGCCATAAGAACTGAAGCCTACATTACCGCCAACAAAAGACTTCCAGCTATTGTATATAGGATGTCAAAGCTTCCTGACTATAACGATACCACAATGAAGTTCTTTATCAAAACCTTCAACTATAAAGGCAATACCATAGATGAGGCCTTAGCTATTATAGCAAAGAAGAAACTATATAGCAAATACTTCGATTCACAGAAAACAGATAAGCAAACCATCAATGACGCAAGTAAAGGTAAAGGTTCCAACTGTGTAGACTGGGGACAGGTATATTACCGTATCGCCAAATCATTGGGCTACGATATACAGTTCATCCACGTCAAGTGTCGTGTCAGCGGTACTGGCCATATCAGATTAAGGCTGAGACATAAGAAACATACTTCAGGAAACTGGATCAACCGTGACCCTGCAGCAGTAGCAGATTCAACTTCAGGTAATGTTAGATCCATCTGGTGTGAAGATGGATATGTTATAGCATACGATCCAAGTTGGATATTTACAGATTTATATTCCATTTAAGGTGATAACATGAATTGTGGCGAAGCAATTGAAGTTTTAAAAAAATTTCCAAAAGATAAACCATTAATGATAATGGGATGGTACAGCATTATAGAAACAGATGCTCCTGAAGAGATACATGAAATAGGATATCTCAAAGAAGTGGACTTTAACACATTGGAGGTTAAAGGTGATATAAAAGACTTTGTAGCTATTGTTAGCGATAAATATCATGAGATATCCAGTGAATTTCCATAATCACTTAACACCTCCCCATCACCAATTCAAAACTTAATTTCTGAAACCCTTGCATATATATCGAGGTCGCAAATCAAAATCTATTTTCCAAAACACGACCGTTAATGTTAAAGTCAATCAATTAAAACAAAAAGAAAAAGTAGCTATTGATTTAATCAACATTAACATTGATTATTTTATATGTATAGTAAAAATTAATTTAGTAGTAAAATAAAAATAAACAACATATATACAAATTATTATTTATACAAGGGATTGAGTTAAAATGGGTCTTAGAGACAGATTAAAAGAATCTGGTAGAAAAGCCAGAGAAAAAAATCTTCAAATACAAAAAGAAATGGAAGAGGAAAAAAACAATAAATATAATGTTGAATATGGTGTTAAATGTAAAGTCATTTTCCCCGAAACAGAATTAAAAATTAAAACACAAAGTCCTGCAATGAAAGGAATGGCAGCATGGAGTTGGGGTGTTGTAGGATTGGCAATGACTAGCGGAGTCAAAACAGAAGAAAAAAGAAAATCATTAAATACCATAATTCAAGTTGTAGAAAAAGGAGTAGTGCTTAAAAATGCACAAGCTGACGGAAAAGATTTAAGAATTCCATTTGATAACATTATTAGAGCAACAGACGATAAATATGTTAATGGAAAATTTTCTGAATATTTAAGACTAATTCTTTTAGAAAATCAGGTAATACAAATTAGTTTAATTACTCAAAACAAATTAAGATTAAGAAAAGAAGTGAAACAAGCTAATGAGGATTTCCTTAGATTAGTTAATGAAAGGGCAACAGGCAGCCAAAATGAAGAAACTGGTTGGGGCTTAGATTATGCAGAAAATGAAAACACTAATAATGCTTCTGAAGAAAACAATTCAACTACAAATGAATTAAAAGAAGTTATGGAAATGTATAAAGAAGGATTATTAACAGACGAAGAATTTGCAGCTATGAAAAAGAAAATAATTGAAAAATAATTGGTGGATAAAATGAAATTAGGTAAATTAGAAAAAGTTAAAGATTTGCGTTCTGTCTGGAAACATGAAGCGAATGATTTCACCAAATGGTTAGCTAAAGAAGAAAACCTAAATACATTAAGTGAAGAAATTGGTATTGATATTGAATTAGTTTCTACTGAAGCAAAAACCGGTTCATTCAGTACAGATATCCTAGCAGTTGAAGCCAATACTAATAATAAAATTATTATTGAAAACCAACTTGAAGCAACAAATCATGATCACTTAGGAAAGATTATCACCTATGCTTCAGGTCACGATGCAAAAACTATTATATGGATTGTTAAAGAAGCACGTGAAGAACACAGACAAGCTATTGACTGGTTAAATGAACATACAGACGAAGAGATTAATATCTTTTTATGTAGAATAGAATTATGGAAGATTGGGAACTCAGATATGGCTCCTAAATTCCAAATAGTCTCAAGCCCAAATAATTGGAGTAAAACAGTTAAAAGAAGTTTGGATAATGAGATGACTTCTACAAGTATGTTACAATATAATTACTGGACCAAAGTTAAAGATGAAATTGATAAAAATTATCCTGTATTTAATTCTAGAAAACCTAGAGGACAACATTGGTATGATTTAGCTATTGGTAAACCTTCAGGGCATATCTCACTTATTATGAATACACAAAAACCTGCAATAAAAGTCCAATTATATATTCCAGATAGTAAAGAATTATTTAATTATCTTTTTGAATCTAAAGATGAAATTGAATCAGAATTAGGATATGAAGTTGAGTGGATTAGTTCAGAAAATACAAAATCTTCAAATATATCAATACTTAAAAAAACAGACGTTAATAATGAATCTACATGGGAAAAAAATATCAAATGGCACCTTAGCAGAGCAGTTGAATTTTATAATGTATTTGCAGATAGAATTAAAAATTTCTAACAATAATTAACATTAACATCGGCCATTAGCTATTCAGAACTAACTTTCTGAAACCCGTTCATATATATCGCAGTCCACAATCAGATTTCAAATCCAAAACCATTGCCGTTAATGTTAATGTGCAGCTGTTAAAGTGAAAGTCAAAAATAGGTATTGTTTATTTTAACGGTAACATTGCAGATAATGCAAGTTGGTCAAGCTATTGAAAATAAGTTTTTATTACGATATTTTTTTATATTTTATTATCTTATTATTGTCATTTATTAACAATTTTTAAAATGAAGTATAGCGCTAGCTATCGAAAAAAAATTTTTGCTATTTATATTGAAGTTCATAATATATTAGCAATCCAAGACGAATTAGTTTATATAGCTTGCCGGTCTTTTCATTTTC
This window encodes:
- a CDS encoding tautomerase family protein; translation: MPVINIAGNNSISTEKKREMVKKVSEVVAEAYDLPIDAITVLVQGFEFEDIGVAGELLSDKK
- a CDS encoding DUF4268 domain-containing protein, giving the protein MKLGKLEKVKDLRSVWKHEANDFTKWLAKEENLNTLSEEIGIDIELVSTEAKTGSFSTDILAVEANTNNKIIIENQLEATNHDHLGKIITYASGHDAKTIIWIVKEAREEHRQAIDWLNEHTDEEINIFLCRIELWKIGNSDMAPKFQIVSSPNNWSKTVKRSLDNEMTSTSMLQYNYWTKVKDEIDKNYPVFNSRKPRGQHWYDLAIGKPSGHISLIMNTQKPAIKVQLYIPDSKELFNYLFESKDEIESELGYEVEWISSENTKSSNISILKKTDVNNESTWEKNIKWHLSRAVEFYNVFADRIKNF